In Gammaproteobacteria bacterium, the following proteins share a genomic window:
- a CDS encoding tRNA threonylcarbamoyladenosine biosynthesis protein RimN, translating to MNRWHLKRAAVCVARGGVIAYPTEAVWGLGCDPYNASAVQRILALKHRPADKGLIVIAARFEQLLPLIAPPSVALEKQLGHTWPGPVTWLLPARPGAPKWLRGRHPTLAVRVTAHPLAAALCRVLNTPLVSTSANPAGRPPARDAIQVRRYFPGAVDYIVPGSTGRLTRPTEIRDALTGGVVRAG from the coding sequence TTGAACCGCTGGCATCTGAAACGTGCCGCGGTCTGTGTTGCCCGTGGCGGCGTGATCGCCTATCCCACCGAAGCGGTGTGGGGCCTGGGCTGCGACCCCTACAACGCCAGCGCGGTGCAGCGCATCCTGGCGCTCAAGCACCGTCCGGCGGACAAGGGTTTGATTGTGATTGCCGCCCGCTTCGAACAACTGCTGCCTTTGATAGCGCCGCCGTCAGTGGCGCTGGAAAAACAGCTTGGTCACACCTGGCCCGGTCCGGTGACCTGGCTCTTGCCCGCCCGGCCCGGTGCGCCCAAGTGGCTGCGCGGCCGTCATCCGACTTTGGCGGTGCGGGTCACGGCCCATCCCCTTGCCGCCGCCCTGTGCCGCGTGCTCAACACACCACTGGTGTCCACCAGCGCCAATCCCGCCGGCCGTCCGCCCGCCCGTGATGCCATACAGGTCAGGCGCTATTTTCCCGGCGCAGTCGACTATATTGTGCCGGGATCCACGGGTCGTCTCACCCGGCCCACCGAAATCCGTGACGCGCTCACCGGGGGGGTGGTGCGGGCGGGGTGA